AACCGATGCGGCGCTTTCTTGAAAGTGCTCTTGAAGAAATCAACCGTCACGATCATTTCACCGCCACCGTGATAAGGTGGCATGTTGTCCAAAATCTCCTGCCGCCCCCAAAGCACGCCAATACCGGTTGGCCCGCAAATCTTGTGTCCTGAGAATACGAGGAAATCGCAACCGAGCGATTGAACATCGAGCGGCAAATGTCCGGCGCTCTGCGCAGCGTCAACCAGCGTGGTCACACCCAATTTGCGCGCGCGTTCACACAACTCCGCCACCGGATTTAGCGTGCCGAGCGTGTTGGAAATATGGGTGAAGGCAAAAAGCTTCACTTCAGGCGTGAGCAGTTGGTCCAGCTTGCTGAGGTCCAGCAATCCTTCATCGCCTGTCACTGGGATATAGACCAGCTTCGCGCCAGTCTTCTCGGCGAGCAATTGCCAGGGAACGATGTTGCTGTGATGCTCCATCTCCGTTAGCAAAATCTTATCGCCAGCCTTGATGTTTTTGCTGCCCCAGGAAGCAGCAATTAAATTGATGCCTTCCGTTGTGCCGCGCGTGAAAATGATTTCGTCCTGGGTTTTCGCGTTGATGAACGTCGCGACCCGCTGCCGGGAAGCTTCAAACGCCGCTGTCGCCCGATTGCTCAATTCATGTATGCCGCGATGCACGTTCGCATTGTCCTTCTCATAATAATTTGAGAGGCAATCGATCACCGCGCGAGGCTTCTGGCTGCTCGCTGCATTATCCAAATAAACCAATGGATGCCCATGGACCTGCTGATCCAGGATGGGAAAATCGGCGCGTAGTTTGGCCCAATCAATCATCTTTTTCTGCTGAGTTGAAATGGTGGTTTCGGAAATCATCGGCTTGAAAAAATTACATCAGCCCTAGTTGCAGCTTGGCGGCTTCAGTGAGCATGCCCTGATTCCATTGCGGCTCCCACACCAGTTCCACATTCACATCATCCACCCCTTCAAGGGAGAGCAACTTGTTTTGCACATCCGCTTGCAAGGTGGGGCCCATGCCGCAACCTGGCGCCGTTAAAGTCATCTTCACATCCACTCGAAAGCTTTCTGACGCGCCGGGAATCGGTTCAATCTTGCAATCGTAAACCAGCCCGAGATCGACAATGTTCACCGGAATTTCCGGGTCGTAGCAACTGCGCAACTGATTCCATACTTCCGTATCCAGCTTTTCCTGCGTGATGGGCCCATAGGTGGTTGAGGTCGGGACGCGTCTCGTCGGCGCCTCCACTTCCAATCCCAGGGCATCCGCATCCTTGCCATCGATGCGGAACATATTGCCATTCACGATCACCGTGTAACTGCCGCCCAGTGATTGAGTAATGTAGGCTTGCTCGCCGGCCAACAAGGAAACCTTCGTTCCCACCGGGATAACCGAAGCCTCGCAATCGCGCTTCAATGTGACTGGTTCGTTGCTGTTCATATCGATTTAAAAATATAACCGAAAAGGAGCATCCTGTCTTGGTGGATACGTTTGAGCTGTCTATGTGTTCTCGTTTTCCGTCGTCACCGGTCCATCCTGACCCTCCACTGCGGCCACTGCTGCGTGCCAGGAAAGGATCGCACATTTGACGCGCGCTGGAAATTTATGGACACCCGCGAACACCGCCAACTTGCCCACCCCTTCATCATCCACCTCCCCGGTAGTCACCATCGTGTGCACCTTCTTGAACAATTCCTTCACCTCAGCTTTGCTTTTGCCTTTGATGATGCTGGTGAGCAATGATGCCGAAGCCTTGGAAATGCAACAGCCTGAGCCTTGGAAAGCTGCATCCTCCACGGTATCGCCATTCATTTTCAGAAAGACGGTGTAATTATCGCCACAGAGCGGATTGTAACCTTCGCCCTTGCGATTCGCCCCTTCCAACGTGTGGAAATTGCGCGGTGATTTGCAGTGATCCAGGATCACTTGCTGATATAAATCATCCAAATCTTCAGACATATCTCAGTCGCGAGCCGAAGCACGCGCATGCATCATTCATTTCTTCTCACCAGCCAAAGCATTCTGTTCCAGGCGATCCCAAACGATCGCATCCAATTCCTCACGCAACGCCGCATTTCGCACCCGGGCAATAATTTCGCCGGCAAAGGAATGGATCAACATCCGCCGCGCCGTTTCCTTGCCGATGCCGCGCGCG
This window of the Pedosphaera parvula Ellin514 genome carries:
- the sufT gene encoding putative Fe-S cluster assembly protein SufT, which encodes MNSNEPVTLKRDCEASVIPVGTKVSLLAGEQAYITQSLGGSYTVIVNGNMFRIDGKDADALGLEVEAPTRRVPTSTTYGPITQEKLDTEVWNQLRSCYDPEIPVNIVDLGLVYDCKIEPIPGASESFRVDVKMTLTAPGCGMGPTLQADVQNKLLSLEGVDDVNVELVWEPQWNQGMLTEAAKLQLGLM
- a CDS encoding cysteine desulfurase, coding for MISETTISTQQKKMIDWAKLRADFPILDQQVHGHPLVYLDNAASSQKPRAVIDCLSNYYEKDNANVHRGIHELSNRATAAFEASRQRVATFINAKTQDEIIFTRGTTEGINLIAASWGSKNIKAGDKILLTEMEHHSNIVPWQLLAEKTGAKLVYIPVTGDEGLLDLSKLDQLLTPEVKLFAFTHISNTLGTLNPVAELCERARKLGVTTLVDAAQSAGHLPLDVQSLGCDFLVFSGHKICGPTGIGVLWGRQEILDNMPPYHGGGEMIVTVDFFKSTFKKAPHRFEAGTPDISGVIALHAALDYLDAVGRENIFKHDQELATYCYDQLAQLKNVRLFGPKTGRAGLVSFLLEDVHAHDVVTVADQRGVALRGGHHCNQPLMKKLGIASTARASFYFYNTRAEVDRFIEVTREIQKFFGA
- the sufU gene encoding Fe-S cluster assembly sulfur transfer protein SufU, which produces MSEDLDDLYQQVILDHCKSPRNFHTLEGANRKGEGYNPLCGDNYTVFLKMNGDTVEDAAFQGSGCCISKASASLLTSIIKGKSKAEVKELFKKVHTMVTTGEVDDEGVGKLAVFAGVHKFPARVKCAILSWHAAVAAVEGQDGPVTTENENT